AATTGTCTTCATATTTAGATAGTGACACTGTGGACCAATATGATGATGATGATTTCAACATCTTAACCTGGTGGCATGAGCACAAACTAACCTATCCAGTGCTTTCAATCTTAGCTAAGGATATTTTAAGTGTTCTTGTTTCTACCGTCTCTTCAGAATCTGCATTTAGTCTTACTGGCAGGATCATTGAAGAAAGGCGGCGTCAATTGAACCCGGAGATGGTGGAGATGCTCACCTGCACCAAGGATTGGGAAGCTGATCAAGCAAGGACCCAACACTTAGTGGAGGACAAAGATCTTGAAGCTTCGTTTAGAGAACTTTTTCTTGATGGTCCAAATTTGTAATTGTAATATTGGGGTGTAACTATACTGTAATGTGGTTGAACTTGAACTATTTGACTTGATTTGGGCTGTACTCTTTTCCTATCTAGGGTTTTCTCACGAGGTGTGAGTTTTTATCTAGATAGATTTTTAATGAGGCAGCCATTGCACTAAAACTCGATAATATTCAATATTTGGATCATCTCTTGTCTCTGTACTtgtttttgtttctttttcttctgaATTATAAGTTTTCTTGATCTAGTACTGTGAAACTGCTTGAATGATTCATATTTTCAACTTGGTACATAAAGCATGAGTTGAATGAGTGGTGATTTGTAGCATAGTGCCTGGGCCAGTACGGACATGCAGGGCCCGGCGTGCCGAGCAGCCCGGCCCGACCCTACTATGAGAGCTTAGGGTTGTGCCTGGGCCGCTGAGTCAGCATGCTGGGCGGCCCAGCCCGGCCCGATTAACTGATCGGGACAGATAGGGCCGGACCGAATCATGCCTGGGCCAAGCCGTGCTAGGGGCAGGTCATGCCGGGCAGCCCATTTGGCCAACTATACCCGGGAACTGTCCGTTCACCGTCGGGATGCTCTTGCTGCTGCACAGCCGCGTCACGTTCGTCATTTGCACCTCATTGCCGATTTGCCGTCACAACATTAATCACATCAAACTTTTGCAAAACGTGCTTGTAATTAAGCTGTAACTGCCAACGGTTGATGGAAGACGCATCAGCTAACATAGTGCTAGCTTATTGCTGCGCACGTACATCGAACTGGTCTCCCTAATGGCGCCCTCCGCCATGCCGACGGAGAAGAGCAGCACAAGCACTGCGACGACGTCAACAGAGCAAGTAGAAGGTAGGAGGTAGCCATTGATGCCTTTTCTCGAGCTCTCGGCCGGAGACACTCGACAGCTGATGATGAGCTCTCCTTGGGACCGAATGAACGCTAGGTGTGTTTGAGATGGCAGCAGAGGTTCCTATATCTACTAGATGTTTCTGAATTATTTCTTCATGCACAATGTAGTTGATCCTCCTGTTATTTGAAGTAATGATTTCTTTCAAGTACATGAGTATGCTTCACGTTTAATTTATTACCACTAGAGCTTCAAACTGTTTGAGATAAGTTACTGTGTTTGAGATAAGTTACTGAGTTTTACTCAGCACTACATGTATCCGCTCACAGGCTTAATTTTGATCTTGATCctgatcctttttttttctttttctaagAAGGAGAATGGAGGTGAGATCATTTCTTTTTCTAAGTTTGAAAATTTTGATTCCTTGGGGAGAAAGAATGCATATAGTTTTATTCTCAATTATTCGTTGTAGTAGTCTGTTCCCGTAGCATTAGATTTGTGTCGACCTAGCTACGAGATAGCAGTGATGTTTATCATGATACATGTTTTTGAGATTTATTTTGAATATTAATTTAATTAGTACTTAATTCAATACATTTTTGAATAAAAATCTAATTAGGTTTCTTAAATCACGTGCGACGTGCATCTATACTAGTAAAAAAAGGAGGAAACTGAAAAGGTATCTCTCGGTAGTAAAAAGGATGCACCTCTGGATCGTTAATCACCACATGACCGCTTTGCAAGATTGGTCATTTTTGTTTTTGAAACGAATATGCAACATTGGTTATACTGCAATACAAGTATCTGAAAGCATCCAATGAACCAGTTGCCAGTAGCTCTATAAATATCAGTTCCTGTTCACGACTCTCTTCTTATACAgccatacacacacacacaaggcAACCGGAACAAGTTAGTGCCGTTTACACACTCGCACAATAAGCGCTCAACGAGATGGGCTccatcggcgccgccgccggcggcggcaagcCGCACGCTGTGCTGGTGCCATTCGCGGCGCAGGGCCACGTCACGCCGATGCTGAAGCTGGGCAAGATCCTCCACTGCTGGGGCTTCGACGTCACCTTCGTGAACACGGAGTAcaaccaccgccgcctcctccgctccCGCGGCGCCTGCGCGCTCGACGGCCTCCCGGGCTTCCGCTTCGCCGCCATCCCGGACGGCGGCACGCCGTCCGACGCGGACGTCACCCAGGACGTGCCCTCGCTCTGCCGCTCCACGGCGGAGACCTGCCTCCCGCACTTGAGGGCCCTGCTCGCCGACCTCAACGCCTCCCCGGATGCGCCGCCGGTCACCTGCGTCGTCGGCGACGGCGTCATGAGCTTCACCCTGGAGGCCGCCAGGGAGAtcggcgtgccgtgcgcgctgCTCTGGACGTCCAGCACCTGCGGCTACATGGGCTACCGCTACTACCGCACCCTCATCGAAGAGGGCGTCTTCCCTCTCAAAGGTGACAAGTTGCCAACACCTCTCGCACGGGCACGGCCACACCACACGCGTCTTAGTTTAGTGCTCGGTGCTCACATGTATTTTTTTGGTGAGATGCAGAGGAGCAGCTGACGAATGGGTTCTTGGACACGCCGGTGGACAGCGTGCCCGGGTTGAGCAAGCACACCCGGTTCAAGGACCTCCCAAGCTTCATCCGCTCGACGGACCCCAACGAGTTCATGGTCCACTTCGCCCTCAAGGTGACGGAGCAGATAGCCGGCGCGGACGCTCTGCTCCTCAACACCTTCGACGAGCTCGAGCATGAGGCGGTCGACGGCATGCGCGACATGATCCCGCCCTCCGCGTCCGTCCACGCCGTCGGCCCGCTCGCCTTTCTCGCCGAGCAGATCGTGCCCCAGGGTGGCCAGCTCGACGCGCTGGGCTCCAACCTCTGGAAGGAGGACGTCTCCTGCCTCGCCTGGCTGGAGGGCCGGAGGCCCGGGTCCGTGGTGTTCGTCAACTACGGCAGCGTCACGGTGATGACGAACGCGGAGCTGATGGAGTTCGCGTGGGGGCTGGCCAACAGCGGCCACGACTTCGTGTGGGTCATCCGGCCGGACCTCGTGAGCGGCGATGCCGCCGTGCTGCCGCCGGAGTTCCTGGAAGCGGTCGAGGGGCGCGGCCTGCTGGCGGGCTGGTGCCCGCAGGACGCGGTGCTGCGGCACGAGGCGGTGGGCGTGTTCCTGACGCACTCCGGGTGGAACTCGACGCTGGAGAGCCTGTGCGCCGGGGTGCCGATGCTGTGCTGGCCCTTCTTCGCGGAGCAGCAGACCAACTGCCGGTACAAGTGCGGGGTGTGGGGCGTGGCCATGGAGATCGGCCACGACGTGCGGCGGGAGGCCGTGGAGGGTAACATACGGGAGATGATGGGCGGGGAGAAAGGGAAGGAGATGCGGCGCCGCGCGGCGGAGTGGCGGGAGGCCGCCGTGCGCGCGACGCGGCCCGGCGGGGGCTCGTACGCCAGCCTC
The sequence above is drawn from the Panicum hallii strain FIL2 chromosome 7, PHallii_v3.1, whole genome shotgun sequence genome and encodes:
- the LOC112900398 gene encoding 7-deoxyloganetin glucosyltransferase-like, whose product is MGSIGAAAGGGKPHAVLVPFAAQGHVTPMLKLGKILHCWGFDVTFVNTEYNHRRLLRSRGACALDGLPGFRFAAIPDGGTPSDADVTQDVPSLCRSTAETCLPHLRALLADLNASPDAPPVTCVVGDGVMSFTLEAAREIGVPCALLWTSSTCGYMGYRYYRTLIEEGVFPLKEEQLTNGFLDTPVDSVPGLSKHTRFKDLPSFIRSTDPNEFMVHFALKVTEQIAGADALLLNTFDELEHEAVDGMRDMIPPSASVHAVGPLAFLAEQIVPQGGQLDALGSNLWKEDVSCLAWLEGRRPGSVVFVNYGSVTVMTNAELMEFAWGLANSGHDFVWVIRPDLVSGDAAVLPPEFLEAVEGRGLLAGWCPQDAVLRHEAVGVFLTHSGWNSTLESLCAGVPMLCWPFFAEQQTNCRYKCGVWGVAMEIGHDVRREAVEGNIREMMGGEKGKEMRRRAAEWREAAVRATRPGGGSYASLEKLVNDVLLSGGKSS